In Cryptococcus neoformans var. grubii H99 chromosome 9, complete sequence, a genomic segment contains:
- a CDS encoding D-aminoacylase — MSLTQSSSHILFISPTVISGEEYAQPYVADVLISGGRIARIAQPGTLSDQLGAEVRKVEARGYVLCPGFIDLHAHSDLYLLTHPDHEAKISQGCTTEVVGQDGISYAPVQTKAQMKAIREQITGWNGNPNEEDHPGVGLFEWNTVGEYLDCLERNKTATNVAMLVPQGNLRLLACGPWDEVATADEITVQEKLLRQAMLEGAVGMSSGLTYTPGMYASTSELARLCRVLGEEFPAAFYAPHHRSYGFKALESYAEMLGLGRDTGCPIHLTHATLNFSENKGKAPLLISMIDAARSDGCDISLDTYPYLPGCTTLAALLPSWASSGGPVETLKRLQDEISREKIRRAVEDTGCDGGHGIPTNWDEIQIGSTTHPDLASYSGRRVSEVARSLKVPSIKVFFDVLIKDKLATSCIMHIGNEENVREIMCHETHCSGSDAILHGKTLHPRAYGTFPRFLGHYSRDLGIMPLPAMVAHLTSRPAKRLGIYPSRGLIAEGSAADIVLFDPETIKDKATYENPKQKAEGVRFVLVNGEVAVDETRLTGTRGGKVLRRREDGKVR; from the exons aTGTCTCTTACCCAATCCAGCTCCCATATCCTTTTTATCTCACCAACAGTCATCTCTGGGGAAGAGTATGCACAACCATATGTCGCCGATGTCCTCATCTCCGGAGGCCGTATCGCCCGTATTGCCCAACCTGGCACTCTCTCCGACCAACTCGGTGCCGAGGTTCGTAAGGTAGAAGCCAGAGGGTATGTTCTATGTCCTGGCTTCATCGATCTTCACGCACACTCGGACCTGTACCTCCTTACACATCCGGATCATGAAGCCAAGATCTCTCAAGGCTGTACT ACGGAAGTCGTTGGCCAAGATGGTATTTCCTACGCCCCAGTGCAGACAAAAGCTCAAATGAAAGCTATTCGTGAGCAGATCACTGGTTGGAACGGCAATCcgaatgaggaagatcaCCCAGGTGTTGGGTTGTTCGAATGGAACACTGTCGGAGAGTACTTGGACTGCCTTGAGAGGAACAAGACGGCAACCAATGTCGCTATGCTCGTGCCTCAA GGCAATCTGAGACTGCTGGCTTGTGGACCTTGGGATGAGGTAGCTACAGCAGACGAGATCACAGTTCAAGAGAAGCTATTGCGACAGGCTATGCTTGAAGGTGCAGTTGGCATGTCAAG CGGTTTGACGTATACTCCCGGGATGTACGCCTCAACGTCGGAGCTCGCACGCCTGTGTCGAGTACTTGGCGAAGAATTCCCCGCTGCTTTCTATGCTCCTCACCACCGAAGCTATGGGTTCAAAGCGCTTGAGAGCTACGCTGAGATGCTCGGTCTCGGTCGGGATACTGGTTGTCCCATAC ATCTCACTCACGCCACTCTCAACTTTTCTGAGAACAAGGGCAAAGCTCCCTTGCTCATTTCTATGATTGACGCTGCTCGCTCTGATGGGTGTGATATCTCCCTCGACACCTACCCCTATCTTCCCGGCTGCACCACGCTTGCTGCATTATTACCTAGCTGGGCAAGTTCGGGAGGGCCGGTGGAGACATTGAAGAGACTGCAGGATGAAATTTCAAGAGAGAAGATCAGGAGAGCAGTGGAGGACACTGGATGTGATGGCGGACATGGCATACCTACCAACTGGGATGAGATTCAG ATCGGGTCAACCACCCATCCTGACCTTGCTTCATACTCTGGACGCCGCGTCTCTGAAGTTGCACGTTCGCTGAAAGTGCCATCCATCAAGGTTTTCTTTGATGTCCTTATCAAAGACAAACTCGCGACAAGTTGTATCATGCACATCGGTAATGAGGAAAATGTGAGAGAAATCATGTGCCATGAAACGCATTGTTCTGGTAGTGATGCCATTCTGCATGGGAAAACGTTACATCCTAGG GCATACGGAACGTTCCCCCGCTTCTTGGGACATTACTCTCGTGACCTGGGTATCATGCCCCTCCCAGCAATGGTCGCCCATCTTACCTCTCGTCCCGCTAAGCGACTAGGCATTTATCCCTCTCGAGGTCTCATTGCCGAAGGCTCAGCAGCCGATATCGTACTTTTTGACCCTGAAACCATTAAAGATAAGGCCACGTATGAGAACCCGAAGCAAAAGGCTGAGGGAGTCAGGTTCGTGCTCGTGAATGGAGAGGTTGCGGTAGATGAGACACGCTTGACGGGGACGAGAGGAGGTAAGGTGCTTAggcgaagagaagatgggaaagTGCGGTAG
- a CDS encoding oxidoreductase, producing the protein MPFSDKLLYISFIVLLFSIISYITPQPHFEHTMSSAIRNVIVVGGSYVGSKAAQELAVILPPTHRVLLVEPHSHFHHLFAFPRFAVVPTYEHKAFIPFTSIFNEPAIPNPSLHAVVRAKVNAVYPTHVSLDRAWRGETDIPYDFLAIATGTKLPAPGSMQSEDKSNSVEYFKTYQEGVKRAKDIVIIGGGAVGVQMACDIKEVSPEKNVTLVQSRDHVMPKFHSKLHEIISNRFKELGVNLVTNNRVSVPAEGFPNDGSTFSVVLKDGTSIPAQLVIPATGQIPNTQLLSTLPPFSTDSLINPANGFIRVRPTLQLQDTKYSNIFAVGDIADSGAHKAARPAMQHAKVLARNIVAMIDGKQPDEKINVEPAAIHMTMGLVQNIVFRNPNTAGGDTEPSYRFRDDGKPDMGIEDVWARRGVVVNDPSEYFL; encoded by the exons ATGCCCTTTTCCGACAAGTTATTATACATCTCATTCAtcgttcttctcttttcaaTAATTTCATACATAACACCACAACCTCATTTTGAGCATACAATGTCAAGCGCAATTAGAAATGTCATTGTCGTTGGAGGATCTTATGTCGGTTCT AAAGCTGCGCAAGAGCTGGCTGTAATCCTCCCACCTACACATCGAGTACTTCTCGTTGAACCCCATAGTCATTTCCACCATCTCTTTGCTTTC CCTCGATTTGCCGTCGTTCCTACATACGAACACAAAGCGTTCATTCCCTTCACCTCCATATTCAATGAACCAGCCATCCCTAACCCTTCTCTCCACGCGGTCGTCCGAGCTAAAGTCAACGCCGTTTACCCCACACATGTTTCCCTCGACCGAGCGTGGCGAGGCGAGACCGATATCCCTTACGATTTCCTCGCTATCGCTACGGGTACAAAGCTCCCTGCCCCTGGATCTATGCAAAGCGAGGACAAGTCCAATTCTGTAGAGTATTTCAAGACTTATCAGGAGGGCGTAAAGAGGGCTAAGGACATTGTGATTATTGGAGGTGGTGCTGTCGGCGTACAGATGGCTTGCGATATCAAGGAAGTCTCTCCTGAGAAGAATGTGACTCTCGTTCAGTCTAGGGACCATGTCATGCCCAAATTCCACTCCAAGCTTCACGAGATCATCTCTAATCGTTTCAAGGAACTCGGAGTCAA CCTTGTCACCAACAATCGCGTCTCCGTTCCTGCCGAAGGCTTCCCCAACGACGGCTCAACATTCTCGGTCGTCCTCAAAGACGGCACCTCCATCCCTGCCCAACTCGTTATTCCCGCTACTGGCCAAATCCCCAACACTCAACTTCTCTCCACCTTACCCCCTTTCTCTACCGACTCTCTCATTAACCCTGCCAACGGCTTCATTCGCGTCCGTCCTACTCTCCAACTCCAAGATACAAAATACTCCAACATCTTTGCTGTAGGTGATATCGCCGACTCGGGAGCGCACAAGGCAGCTAGACCCGCCATGCAACATGCGAAAGTGCTCGCGAGGAACATTGTAGCTATGATTGATGGGAAACAGCCCGACGAGAAAATTAATGTCGAGCCTGCTGCAATTCATATGACAATGGGATTAGTCCAAAACATTGTGTTTAGGAACCCCAACACTGCCGGTGGCGACACTGAGCCTTCCTACAGATTCCGAGATGA CGGTAAGCCTGATATGGGCATTGAAGATGTTTGGGCTAGACGTGGAGTTGTAGTCAATGATCCTAGCGAGTATTTTCTGTAA
- a CDS encoding D-serine dehydratase, whose product MSTFTPLSLYSLPSKSALVDKFVGQPLSALRTPALIVDRKKFKDNCERVVSNAKERGMKFRAHVKTHKTTEGTRMQVEAAGGVKATIASTMVEVWQIIESGLVNEGLVNDILYSMPISADKLEDINSAQEIVGAQATIRLMVDHAEQIRILQSFSQKIQRHVKWSVFVKVDGGGKRAGAPAESEQMKELIQALVESQDYVEIFGFYSHFGQSYASDSLSAGSSYFAGEINCVQTAAKIARNLGAKGKWTLSVGATPTAHAAVQEAVKEHGPLEGELELHAGCYCMCDLQQCATSLVSYSDVAISVLGRVVSVYPLRKEAMCDVGALSVSKDTGRFTGFGRVVKPDYAVGWDLGRISQEHGTLVHRQGEDIKEGNELKIGDTLQIIPQHACLVCACFPWLYVVDDGGNEVVDVWVPWKGW is encoded by the exons ATGTCAACGTTCactcccctttccctctaCTCCCTCCCCTCCAAGTCCGCCCTCGTGGACAAGTTTGTGGGACAACCACTCTCAGCTCTTCGTACACCTGCTCTCATAGTCGACCGTAAAAAATTCAAGGACAACTGTGAAAGAGTTGTTAGCAATGCTAAAGAGAGGGGTATGAAATTTAGGGCACATGTGAAGA CGCACAAGACTACAGAAGGGACGAGGATGCAGGTAGAAGCTGCAGGAGGGGTCAAGGCCACCATCGCATCTACAATGGTAGAGGTTTGGCAGATTATTGAATCTGGTCTTGTGAATGAGGGCCTGGTAAACGAC ATCTTGTACTCCATGCCTATAAGTGCCGACAAGCTCGAAGATATCAACTCTGCCCAAGAGATAGTGGGAGCCCAGGCCACAATCCGCTTAATGGTAGACCATGCAGAACAGATCAGGATCTTGCAGTCGTTCAGCCAGAAGATTCAGAGACACGTCAAATGGTCAGTTTTTGTCAAAGTTGACGGCGGTGGAAA ACGAGCGGGTGCTCCTGCGGAAAGTGAGCAAATGAAAGAGCTCATTCAGGCTCTCGTTGAATCTCAAGACTATGTCGAGATCTTTGGCTTCTATTCTC ACTTCGGACAATCTTATGCCTCCGATTCCCTTTCAGCTGGGTCGTCCTACTTCGCTGGCGAGATTAACTGTGTTCAGACAGCAGCAAAGATTGCTAGGAATCTCGGTGCTAAAGGGAAGTGGACCTTGTCAGTCGGTGCTACACCAACGGCCCATGCAGCTGTCCAAGAAGCTGTCAAAGAGCACGGTCCTCTTGAAGGAGAGCTTGAATT GCACGCCGGCTGTTACTGTATGTGTGACCTTCAGCAATGTGCCACTTCCCTCGTCTCCTATTCAGACGTGGCGATTTCTGTTCTGGGTCGAGTCGTCTCTGTTTACCCCTTGAGAAAAGAGGCGATGTGCGATGTTGGTGCACTTTCTGTATCCAAAGATACTGGCAGGTTCACTGGGTTCGGTCGAGTTGTGAAACCAGACTACGCTGTGGGCTGGGATCTTGGAAGGATCAGCCAAGAGCATGGGACACTTGTACACCGTCAGGGGGAGGATATTAAGGAAGGAAACGAGCTCAAGATTGGAGACACTTTGCAGATCATCCCTCAACATGCGTGCTTAGTCTGTGCTTGTTTCCCTTGGTTGTAcgtggtggatgatggggGTAATGAAGTCGTGGATGTTTGGGTTCCTTGGAAGGGATGGTAG